The window CAGGGAAAAACACTCTACACGGGCCCTGCCACAGCTGCTTTTATCCAGTAAGGTCAACATGGAGTAAATGCCAGGGTAGCCGTGCACAGGGTGTCAGAAACGCAGCAGAGCTGTCGCAAGTGTAACTGGGACATGAAACTCCTGGCATGAATTTTGGATAAGAGAGCAGCTAAGCATTTAAAACCATGGCAAAGAGTAGCACAATAAAACAGGGTAGCTTTGTTAAGTAGAGCATGTTCCTTCATAATTCAGCAACAGAGGGAGTCCTGATGCAGGGAAGCGCTTGGCATGTGCTGACTGACACACTGGACCCCTTTGCTGGGTCAGGGCTGCGTCCTGAGCTGGTGAGCTCTTCATCTGCGGGGGGAATATTGTCATGTGTCCCtgtaacagaaaatactttcaaaatataaaacacataaataaataaataaatcgaAACTTCCTAGAAGTATCTTTAGATCAAATGTCATCTGCTGGAACATCATCATCTTTATAACTTAATTACAATTAACAGTCATAACATTATAGCATAAAGAAGCAGATGGCAGTGCTTTGTATATAAGCTTTGGAAAACCTCTGTTAGCTTCCCTGGATCACTCCTCAGTCATATATTTGTAGGGAATAATCATCCGAAGTGGTTATTttgaagtgggttttttttttttcctcttttgctaATATTATACATTTTAGGAGAAGAACAGTGTGTATTTTGCATGGGATTTTTAATTCcagaagaaacataaaaatggaggaaaaaactATACACAGTGGAAGATAGATCAGAGAGGAACATGAATAATGAACACTCTTCTCTAtgtgttaaatatttatatttcttgcTATATTACTCCTCACTGCAATTTTGCCGTTGATAAAAatggctggtttttttcctccttcatctATCTTTTATCTAGACTTGGATACCACTTAAACTCTTTATGTGGTTAAGGAATGGTAAATAAACCAGAGGAAAATTAAAtgtgttatttaaaaagaataaactgTTTGATCATGTAGCTTCTGActtatttcagatttcagaaGCTAGGTTGTAATAGAAGTAAATTTATACTTGTAGTTGCTACTgtactatatttttaaaaaatactgtattattaCTGTCTTCTTCAGATTATGGCCGAGCGGAAGAATGCTAAAGCTATGGCGTGCAGCTCTTTGCAAGAGAGGACAAACGTCACCCTTGATGTTCCTCTGCAAGGTACCGTGTGTCACAGCTGGTGTCCTTGGCAGGGTCCTGGGTTAGAGACCGTTTGTTTCTGATGCTGCTTTTGACCAAAATGAAGCATGTTGGGCAGAGAGGTCTGGAATGCAGTCTTGTCTTTTAATTACTGTATCTGACTGTAACTTGTTACTGtattaaattaaacatttttattggtTGTGTTGACAGTTGCTCAGTCATGTCAACTTGTacatttcctcttttattttgaaatacagattttgcaAATGCACTCTTACTTATTTGTAGCTAATTGCACATATTGTCTTGTTTAAATCAAAATACCTTGAGATTGCATAAATTGGCCCATCGTCCTTAAGAGCAGAATATACTCCAGTTAATCCCTTGGATTCAGGGAAGCTGTAGGAAAACTCCTAGGTTTCAGCATCAATTTTAGCAACTTCCAAGGCAAGAGGTGCTAGTGGATTGTCATCCAGCTTACGGGCCTTTTGCACGCTCTACTGCACGGTAAAATAAAGTTGTCTTTGTGTGTCTTCATTAGTCATAGCTTAATAGTTGCTATTTTGAAAGTATTCCAGGAGGACAAACATACTCTGTGTTAGCTGTACAGGAAATTACATGCTTCTAGATCCACTGGTTTATACTGAATATCTTACTCCTAATCTATACATCAAATTGCTATTGATGaaataaaagtgtttttccCTGCTGTGAATGCTGATAAACAGAAATTGATTTTTGTTCCCATGCAGTAGATTTCCCAACACCAAAGACAGAACTGGTACAGAAGTTCCACGTCCAGTACCTGGGCATGCTACCTGTAGCTAAACCTGTGGGTAGGTAACACTTAAGAATAAATGACTTCGGAAGTACCTTGCATGAACTCTCAGGGCTGGGCTCGGCCAGCTGAGCGTAAATGCGTGATTTTGCAAGGGTGAGGCACAGAGACGTCTGGTATGCAGGGCCTCAGCTGAACATGGGATTTGCAACCAGAGTATTTGGGAGCTGCCAAGAAGACAGTTTGTTTCTACTGCTTTCTCTGAATATGAGCTCTGCTACTAATGAGAAAGGCCCCAGAGAACTGAAATGGTGCAGCAGCTGAACAAGACGCGATTCTGTTTTTTCTAAGCCAGGGGCAcctcttttgtttctgtagttGAAGAAAACCAACTTCACAACCTTCCTTTTCAtcatcaaattaattttaataaggAGTCCAAAACAATCTGTTTTCTGTACTActgtgtgaaaataaatattgcgTTATTGTTTATTTAGgtacttatttttcattatcacattttcttctgttttaggAATGGACACTCTGAATAGTGCCATTGAAAGTCTAATGGCTTCGTCTAGCAAAGATGACTGGATGCCAGTTACCATGAATGTTGCTGATGCTACTGTCACCGTCATCAATGAAAGAGTAAGGCAGACTGTCTTGTTTGGAACAGGTTTAACGTAATATGagcactgaaaaccagaaacacaTAAACACTAGTAGAAAGAGTTCATTTGTACTAGAATTCATTTGTTTGGCTTGCATCTTATTTCCTTCCAGGGCCGTGAATCTGCAGAGGCTCTTACTGCTTGTATCAGCTTCAGCTTTATTTACCATTCCAAGGATGtgcttaaaaatgtaaattattataAGTATTCAttagatatttaaaacaaattcagtGTTATCCTTTCTAGGAGTTCTGAGCCTAAAATATTATAGGTTAAGCCCAAAGCAGCAATCCTAAATTCTAAACTGTATTTGCTTTAATCGTAGTATGGAAGCCAAGAGTAATATGAAAATCTGTGTTTCACATCACTGTCCTTTGTAGAGCATTTTCTGTAGAGATTAAGGCAATGAAAGTTTCAAAGAATGTCTTTTCTATGTCTGTTGATGAGGTCTTAAACCAACATCTCTAACATACCAGCGCCAGGGCAGTATCATCCGGAGTCATAATATCCCTACATTTCTTCACAAAACAAGCGGTGCTGGAAACGCACGATGTGCTCAGTGCGGATGCTCACCGCCTTGGTCTGCTGGTGGGAGCCTGGAAGGGGAGATCCAGCCCAGGCCTGGCCACACTGGGCACATGCAGATGAAAAGGAATTCCACGATATTGCATCAGCCTCTCCCCTTTCCAGTCAACTTAGACTTGAAAGTAAAATCCCACAGAATATCCAGTAGCCATGATCAATCATTTGATTCGTCACCAGAGTGAAGAGGAGATCCTGGTGGAGTGTCGTGTGCGGTTCCTGTCCTTCATGGGAGTAGGCAAGGACGTTCACACCTTCGCCTTCATTATGGACACAGGAAACCAGCATTTCGAGTGCCACGTGTTTTGGTGTGAACCGAACGCAGGCAACGTATCGGAAGCTGTTCAGGCTGCTTGTATGGTAAGTGACCTCTTTCAAAGGCACCCGTAGCACTTAGGGTGTTTTACTACCTCCAGAAACAATTGTCTTTCCAAATTTGCAATTAGATTAATTTCAAGACAGAGAAATAACAGATAAAAACAGCAATTGTGATTCTGGTATATTTAGTCAATTAGAACCCAAACATTTTTAAGTTTGAAATGTCAGTTTAGTGAATATTGCCCCTTTAATCATCTTCCTTCTTGACCTCTGCGACATCTGTGTCAGAACTCTTTTCTTTCACTACACAATTATCTAATGCTGGAACACGTTTTGCTTGGAGTTGTGTTATACAACCCAGTGACAATGTAGTGAAAATAATCCTTGTTCAAGAACAGCTGAACccagaaaacttatttttcagttttcaaagggCTGTTTGTATGAGTTAGTGTCCGTTGTGTGCTAATGAACAGTTTCTGCCCACACATTGGCAGACCAATGTCCCATGAATTTCAGTTGGGCTGTTCGTCATGGCCAAAATGGACTATATTTAAAGAGAAAGTATTAAAAGTGTATTTAAAGCGCTCTGTGGAAGTATTGGATGCAGTAAGGATGGCAGGATGCTTTTGCTTTGTTGCAGTTGCGGTACCAGAAGTGCTTAGTAGCCAGACCTCCTTCACAGAAAGTTCGACCGCCCCCGCCTCCTGCAGACTCGGTGACTCGAAGAGTTACAACGAACGTGAAAAGAGGAGTCTTGTCCCTCATTGACACTTTGAAACAGAAACGCCCGGTCACCGAGATGCCGTAGCGGCATTGGAGAGAAGAATCTCCTGCCATTTAACTGAAGATAGCAGTAGCTACGCTAAGGAAAATGAACTGACGATGTCTGGCCTTCCATTTCAAATCGCTGATGCTTTGTCTTCAGAGAATTTACCCCTATCAAAACAATGTTAGACAAGCATGTTCTCTTGTTCTTGCCACCATCGTGTGATATGAAAAGAagcatgaataatttttttgccGTCAGTGAGCTACATCATGAGCAACGGAAGGTCTGTTTGATTGTAAATACGTGAACATTACCTaaactcacacacacacaaaaaaatacgGCCACGTCCCTCCCAGTGAACTCATGCTGAAGTCCTTGGAGTGAGTGATGCCTGAGTTGATAGTTTCACCGTCTTGAGCTGGATTTGTCACAAACCAATCTTAAATCCTACAGCACTTGCTCTGTTTTCAACACTGGAGTAGGTACCAAGTAGTAGCTACCCTTGAATTGCTGTAGATTAAAtaccaagttttattttttacagaacTATACCTGTTGGTTTTAAATTGTTTGTCAGCATTGGCCTAGCAACCACTTTAACATCTCCCTGACATGCTTTTGAATCATGGTGTCATTATTTTATCTCCTGGTTATGTATTATGGTCTTAGAGAAGAATTGTGTTTTAATACCAAACcaatgctgaaaaatgcagaagtgttttcagtAATTGAGTTGCAGGGTGATCCACTGAAGCTTTTCAGCTTTAAACATACAAATGCAACTGTTGGCTGTTAAATTTATTCTTCTAAACCTGATATTAATTTATCAAAAATACCACTTATTTCACACAGGGCTCAAACCAATCAGGAGTAAGAAAGAACTGATCAGTAATTTTATTGTCTTACAACTCTTACAGAGACTAAAATATTCCATACCTTTTCCATACAAGTGTTTGTTGAAATGTTCAATTCAGCGTCTGGTTGCACaattctccctttctcctcagAGTTTGTTGCTGAATGCTTAACATGCCACAAAAAGAACAATCATGTTTCTTGTCATTTAcaaaattccattaattttattttttttacttttaatgcTCTTGCGACAAAATAAGCAGAGAGTTGTTTCCTGACATGGTAGTGCTTCAGGTGGTACAACTTGATTTCAATGCTTTTGCTCCAAAGACTTCATCCAGTTGCTTTGATTTACACACCACTGCAGGCCCTGACAAAGTCAGCCCAGTATTGCCCCTTAAAATTGTGCCTCTGGCTAATTTTCCAATGCAGTTGGGCATCTGGAGTCTCTTCCTTTGCCATCTTCTGTCTAGACCTGCAGATTGGCCCAAATTTTGGAAATGGCACATTAAAGATATTTGTAATTAGTGTTAAAAGTGTTTTGCCTCCATTTATAGGAATATTCCAAACTGTAACTCCCAAGTCTGCAAAACTGGTcatactgtaattttaaaagaactttGGCAAGGTTGTTATTTCAAGaactctttttttattttactatgcAAGAGACTGTTattaacagttttctttttatttccttatttaaagaaattaacgGCAACACCTGGGCAAAGCAGCTGAGCAACACAAGGGGAAAAGAATGATGATTCAATTTCTGCATcgaaaaatgcagaaaaatcatTCAACTAAAGTCAGCATGATGTGTGAGTGAGTGCCAGGTGAAGGCCAGCTATGCAACTATTGTAATTACATCCAGCTCTCCGGAATGCCTGCTGAAGAGCTGATCCTCCACCCACCTCAGGTCTCTGTATGACCGTGATTCTGCACCCCAGTTGTTTCCCCTGCCAGGGCTGAGGTTCCCGCTGCATCCTGTGCACCAGCTCCGTGGCTTGTGCAGTGGCGAAGTTCCTGATGCCGAGCAGGCAGGGGAGAgcctggggcggggggacacaAACCAGCCCCCCCTTTAGCAGAACTGAGGGTGTGAACTGGCCACGAAGCCAGAGCTGGAGGCGGCAGGTTGCACACAGGCTTTAGTTTTTAGCATCGATCCCCATGACATCTGCTAGGAGCAGCGTGAAAACTCACTCCCTGTCATGACTGCTGCCAAAATGTGGTGGCCAACAATGTACCTTTAGGTAGGATCGTGAAGTTGAGGGATAAAAGCTTCCTTATTCCTCATCATGTTAGTGATCCAAGCtttggctttattttaaattacagaaagtaCTTTGACAGCATCTTTTTAAGGTTCCAGCTGGAAACACAGGATTTGGGTTTTGCAACTGTTCGTTTTAACAGAGTAATTAAATTTTGTAGTTGTTTTTGCACGGTGCTGATTCTCCCAAGAGAGGTCTGAACTCTCTTTAAATTAAACCAACACTTGGCAAAGAGCAACGTAAAGGTTCCCCTACGTAGGTGTTGTCACGGCCATGGACATCTGGTGAGCTTTGCCTGGCAAAGTGTGCAGTTGCAGGAGGGGCTGAGAAGACAGAAGGGTATTTGAAAAGCTGTAGGTCACTTGCCAATATGTTTTAAGATTGTGTCTGTTAACAAAACGTTGttgcttttgcaaatatttaagtaGTGTGCTTAATGGTCTGACTATATGTGGCCTTTTTGCTTCAGTAGAGCTCCTTCTTCTCCAAAAGATTAAATATACACCCAGGTGTTTGCAGAATCAGAGCCTAATGttgcaaaatcttttttttataaCAATATATTAAGGCACTCTTTTTACCATGGCCAAAAAAGTATGTATGGGGTATGTGTGTTTGAGCAACTGCCACTGTTTTAGTTGATGTTATAGCGACTCTTCAGTtatctatgcatttttttataatAACTAGTGATTCTGTAGGCAGGCAGCCATGTTCACTATGCCTTGTATGTCTGATaccatattttaaattaacctGTTAAATacagcttgaaatatttttattttatttattctatttttactgaaatatcCTGCATTATTATGTTGATGTACTGTCTTTACTAGACGTGCTCTTGTAACATTCTCCACTCTGTACACTATAGGTT of the Caloenas nicobarica isolate bCalNic1 chromosome 4, bCalNic1.hap1, whole genome shotgun sequence genome contains:
- the APBB2 gene encoding amyloid beta precursor protein binding family B member 2 isoform X13, giving the protein MAERKNAKAMACSSLQERTNVTLDVPLQVDFPTPKTELVQKFHVQYLGMLPVAKPVGMDTLNSAIESLMASSSKDDWMPVTMNVADATVTVINERSEEEILVECRVRFLSFMGVGKDVHTFAFIMDTGNQHFECHVFWCEPNAGNVSEAVQAACMLRYQKCLVARPPSQKVRPPPPPADSVTRRVTTNVKRGVLSLIDTLKQKRPVTEMP